The following nucleotide sequence is from Pseudobutyrivibrio ruminis HUN009.
TCACATACGTGAAGCTCTGTTTTTTTTGTTTACACTAATTCAAGTGAGAGACGCCTTTCTAAAATTAAATATAGAAAACTTGAGTTAGATACTTGAAACCACATCTGAATTGTGCTATGTTATATATGCGTTAGAGAAGGCTAACGCTAATTCATATTAGCTAACATTGGTTGGGTGTGATTAATTATAGGCCGGTACAGCTAATTGAGGGATAAATAAAAGTAAGGAAGTAATATATGATGCCATTAGTAGTTGCGCCAACAGGCGAAGAACAGATGATTAAGCGAATTGGCGGTTCAGAAGAAGTGAAGCGTCACTTGCAAGAGCTTGGTTTTGTGCCAGGGGGATTTGTAACAGTAGTAAACGAGATAGGTGGAAACCTAATCGTTAATGTTAAGGAGTCAAGAGTAGCTGTTGATAAACAACTGGCTCAAAAGATATTTATATAGTAAAAAGGAGAGAAAAATGAAGACATTAAGAGATGTAAGTGTCGGTGAAACAGTTACAGTTGCTAAGCTTACTGGCGAAGGCGCTGTAAAGAGAAGAATCATGGACATGGGTATTACAAAGGGTGTTGAGATTTACGTTCGTAAGATTGCTCCATTGGGAGATCCAGTTGAAATTACAGTTAGAGGATATGAGCTTTCTGTACGTAAGGCTGATGCAGAAATGATTCTTTTAAAGGAGGATTAGAAAAGTGGGAATTCGTATTGCGCTTGCAGGTAATCCAAACTGCGGTAAAACAACATTGTTCAATGCACTTACAGGTTCTAACCAGTTCGTTGGTAACTGGCCAGGTGTTACTGTAGAGTACAAAGAGGGTAAATTCAAAGGTGATAAGGAAGTTACAATCGTTGACCTTCCTGGTATCTATTCACTCTCTCCATATACATTAGAGGAGGTTGTATCTCGTAACTATCTTATTGATGAAAAGCCAGATGCAATTATCAATGTTATCGATGGTACAAACCTTGAAAGAAACCTTTATCTTACAACACAGATTGTTGAGCTTGGTATCCCAGTAGTTATCGGTATCAACATGATGGACGTTGTAGAAAAGAATGGTGATAAGATTAACGCTGCAAAGCTTTCAGAAGAAATCGGTGTTCCAGTTTATGAGCTTTCTGCTTTAAAGAACAGAGGTCTTAAGGAAATCGTTGATGCAGCAGTTAAGGCTGGAAAGGAAGCTAAGCCACAGTCACCAAAGCACAGATTTGATGGTTCAGTAGAGCATGCACTTGCTCACATCGAGGAGCTTTGCTTACATAATATTTCTGATGAAAATGTTCAGAGATGGTATTCAATTAAATTATTTGAGCGTGATGAAAAGATTCAGGAAAAGCTTGGTCTTACATCTGATGTTATCGCTCACATCGAAAACGACATTGCTTCATGCGAGAAGGAAATGGATGATGATTCAGAGTCAATCATCACTGGCGAAAGATATAACTACATCGGTACAATCATCAATGGTTGTGTAAAGAAGGGTTCAAAGGGAATGACAACATCTGATAAGATTGATCAGATTGTTACAAACAGATTCCTTGCACTTCCAATCTTTGCAGTAGTTATGTTCCTTGTATATTTTGTATCAGTTACAACAGTTGGTACATGGGCTACTGATTGGGCAAATGATGGTGTGTTCGGCGATGGATGGCATTTATTTGCTATTGGTTCTGCTGATTATGCAGATGCAGCAGATGAGTATACAGCAAATCAGCTTATCGTAGATGGCTATGATTTATATGTAGAAGAGAATGGCACAGAGCCAACAGGCGATTTCGAATATCCTGTAGAGGATGAAGAGACAGCTGCTGTTGAATACGAGACAGCTACACTTGCTGATTATGAGGCAGCTGCAGCTTATGTTGAGGCAAATGAAGAGCCAGACCCGGCAAACTATGGAATTTGGATTCCAGGTGTTCCTGTGTTTGTAGAAGCTGGTCTTGATGCAATCGGTTGTAACGATGTAGTTAAGGGACTTATCCTTGATGGTATCGTGGCAGGTGTAGGTGCAGTTCTCGGATTCGTTCCACAGATGCTTGTACTTTTCATCTTCCTTGCATTCCTTGAGTCTTGTGGATACATGGCTCGTGTTGCTTTCATCATGGACCGTATCTTCAGAAAGTTTGGTCTTTCAGGTAAGTCATTTATTCCAATGCTTATCGGTACAGGTTGTGGTGTTCCAGGTATCATGGCATCACGTACTATCGAAAATGATAGAGATCGCAAGATGACAATCATGACAACAACATTTATTCCATGTGGAGCTAAGCTTCCATTCATCGCAATGGTAGCAGGCGCTATCTTTGGTGGAGCAGCTTGGGTTGCACCAGCAGCATACTTCCTTGGAATTTTTGCAATCATCGTATCTGGTATCATGCTTAAGAAGACAAAGCTCTTCGCAGGCGACCCAGCACCATTTGTTATGGAGCTTCCAGCATACCACTGGCCAACAGTTGGTAACGTACTCCGCAGCATGTGGGAGCGTGGCTGGTCATTCATCAAGAAAGCTGGTACAATTATCTTACTTTCAACAATCGTAGTTTGGTTCTGTACATTCTTTGGTGTTGTTGATGGAGCATTTACAATGCTTGAGGAAGACCAGATTGATCATTCTATCCTTGCTACACTTGGTAGATGCCTTGCATGGATTTTCATTCCACTTGGATTTGGTGATTGGGAGGCAACAGTTGCTTCTATCACAGGTCTTGTTGCTAAGGAAAACATCGTTGGTACACTTGCTATTATCTACGGTGCTTCTGGTGATGTTTACGAGACAATGCGTGCAGCATTTACTGATGCTTCAGGTTTTGCATTCCTTGCATTCAACCTTCTTTGCGCTCCTTGCTTCGCTGCTATGGGCGCAATCAAGCGCGAAATGAACAACACAAAGTGGTTCTGGACAGCAATCGGATATCAGTGTGGTTTCGCATGGGTAATCGGACTTATCGTATATCAGGTAGGTAAGGTATTCACAGGCGAAGGATTCACATTCGGTACAATCTTTGGTATCGCAGCTATCTGCTGCCTTGTATACGGATTGTTCCGTAAGGATAAATACAACAAATAAGAGGTAATAATTATGGGTACATTCATAGTAGTAGTTATATTAATTGCAATTGTTGCAGCAATAGTTCATTCATTAGTCAAAGCTCGCAAGCGTGGCGAACATCCAGCGTGTGGTGGAGACTGTGGTAGCTGCGGCGGAAGCTGTGGATGTCACTAACGTATATACGAATCCCTTGGTCGGTAACGGCCGGGGGATTTTTTAATTGATTAAAAAAATTAAGACATGTTGCGGACTATGTGGCTTTTTGGTATTATTTGAAGTATGAGCGAGGAAATCAAATTTTCCGTAATAATGCCTACATACGGAGTGGGCGACTATATTGGTGATGCACTTGGCTGTCTTCAAATGCAGACCTATGACAACTTTGAAGTTATCATAGTGGATGATTGTTCTCCGGATTCTTCGGGAGACATTGCTAGAGGATATATGGAGCGTGATGACCGCTTCTATTATGTTAAGCATGAGACAAATCAAGGAGTATCTGCTGCTAGAAATACAGGCATAGAGCATGCCACTGGGGACTACATTTTATTCCTGGACCCAGACGATTTATATGAAAGAAATCTTCTTAGAGTATGTGCAGCAGCCTTGGAAAGAAACCCTGTGGATTTGCTTGTATATAGCTTTACTGAGGATTATAGAAATGCAGCAGGCAAAATCGAATTCATGAAGGGGATTACCCTTGATATGATGGATTATGATGATGATATGGTTACCACAAGTGATGCTGCAACAATCCATAAAATGGCGATGCAGATGGAAGCCATAACAATGCTTGGTTATCCTTGGAATAAATGCTACAAGACAAGCATCATTAAGGAGAATAATCTTCAGTATCAAAAGATTAAGCATGTAGAAGATATTCTTTTTAACTGCGACTTTTTAGATTACACAACATCACTTACAGTGCTAAACGATGTTTTATATCACTACAGAAATCAGGGACAGGTTCGTCTTACAGGTGGAGAAATCGAGGACTACTTTAAGCTCCAAAAGATTCGTATCGAGAGAATCTATGACCAGCAACAGAAATGGAGGACCTGCGATTTCGAAGCGCTGGGTACTCTTTCAAAGGAATACTTCAGAAGCTTCCAATCAGCAATGGTTCGCCAGTTGGAGTCAGGCGTAAAGACAGACGATATTTTGAAATGGTGTAATGCGGAAGCAGAGACAGAACTGTATCAAAATCTTCGCAGATATATGCCGGAGGATTCCAAGACTCTGAAGCTTTTGTATAAGCCTCTGACAGAGGGAATGTTTGGGACAGCTCTTAGAAGAGCCAGACTTATGAAGTATACTAAGAGCCATTTCCCTGGAGTGTTTAATAGGGCTAAGCAGCTTAGATAGGCTGATTTGCTTTTAACAATTGGCTAAGGTATAATATAGCTAAGTTTCGAAGAGGAGGTTAAGGATGACAGATCAAGGGTTTTTAATTTTCTTTTTTGTATTAATACTTTTAGTAGTTATAGTGGCAGTTATAGCAGTAGTTTCTGCAGTGTCAGGAGCAGCAGCTGCAATCGCCGATGAAGAGGACGAGGAAGAAGCTTAGGCCACGTTTAATCAGGTTATGCTAGGGCACCTTTATGGTGCCCTATACTTTTAATTAGGAGATAGATTTGGATATAAAAATTATTATTGCAATGCACAAACCATTTCAGGTTCCAAGTGGAGAGGATTATGTTCCACTTCAGGTAGGTGCAGCAGGCAAAGATAGTATAGGTAATATTTTAAGGGACGATGAGGGAGATAATATCTCTGCTAAGAATCCTTATTATTGTGAGTTGACTGGTCTTTATTATGCATGGAAGAATTTGGATGCAGAGGCTATAGGCTTGGTTCATTACAGAAGATATTTTTCGCTAAAGTCTAAAAGTTACAGAAAGCATCATGGATGTTTTGATTCAGTGCTATCTCATGACGAGGCAAAGGCACTTCTTACAAGGGCAGATGTTATAGTCCCTAAAAAGCGCCGTTACTATATTGAAAGTTTGTATAGTCATTATGCCCATACATTAGATGGCGCACATTTGGATATAGCAAAAAAAATCGTAGGTCAATATTATCCAGAATACATGAGTTCATTGGTAAAGGTTTATGCAAGGTCATGGGGATATATGTTTAATATGGCCATTATGCCAAAGAAGGAATTGGATGAGTATTGTACTTGGTTATTTGATATCCTTGGCCGTATGGAAGAAAAGATAGATGCTTCATCATTGGATGCATTTTCAGCACGACTTTATGGAAGAGTTAGTGAAATTCTTTTTAATGTTTGGATTGATAAAAAGCAGGAGGAAGGTTTATCCATTGTGGAATGTCCTGTAATCGATATGGAACCAATCAATTGGCCAAAGAAGATTCTAGGATTTTTGCAAGCTAAGTTTTTCGGAAAGAAATACAAAGCAAGCATGTAAGATTAGAGGCGAGAATAATGAAAATATCAGTGATTACCCCATTCTATGAAGGGGAAAAATATATGGAAAAATATGTGGCTTGCATGGAAGCAAATCGCAAATCATTAGAGGCTGCTGGGCACAGCCTAGAGGTTGTACTTGTAAATGACAGCCCATGGAAAAAGCTAGAGGCATTGCCAATTAACAACCAATACTTTTCTGTTATTACAAATCCAGAAAACAAGGGAATACACTACAGCAGGGTATCAGGATTACAGTCATCAACCGGGGATTATGTTATGTTCCTTGATCAAGATGATTTGCTCGAAGCAGATGCTCTTGTAAAAATGGTAGATGCAATTTCTTCAAAATCGTGTGATATGATTATCGCAAATGCGAAGCTGGAGCAGGCAGATGGCTCATATTTATCATGGTATAGAACTGATGCTCACTGGAATAGAGTTTGGGATTTGCAGACATATCTCAAGGTAGGAATTCAAATCATCTCACCTGGACAGTGTTTGATAAAGAAAAGTGCGATTCCAGAATTTTGGAAGGAGCATTTGGTCAGAGTAAATGGCGCTGATGATTATTATTTATGGCTTCTTATGCTTGCAGCAGGAAAGCGAGCTGCTTATTTAAAAGAAGCTTTATACATTCATAAATACACTGGAGCAAACATTTCCGCAGATACATCTGCCACAGATGCTTCAGTATACGACTTTATAGAATTACTATACGATTGTGATTATTTTAAAGAGGAAGACATAATCACTCTCCACGAAATGATTACATATAAAGCTCAGTTTAGAAAGAGTAGCTTGATAGGTAAAGTCGGATGCTCTTTAGCAAATCTTGGAATATTTATTTTTAACCTTAAGTTTAAGCGAGAGACTAAGACCAAGTATGGTTTTAACAGATAATCTAGGAGATATGGAATGAAAGATGTAGCAATTCTACTTGCCACATATAATGGGGCAAAGTATTTGCGTGCTCAGCTGGACAGTCTTTTCGGACAGACAAATCAGGATTTTCGAATAGTTGCACATGATGATGGTTCCTCAGACGAGACCATCGATATTTTAAACGAATACAGGGATAAGCATCCAGATAGAATGGAAATCATTTATGGACATCCAACAGGAAGCCCTAAGGCAAATTTCATGTATTTGCTATCTGAAGTAGAGGCGGACTACTATTTCTTTTGTGACCAGGATGATGTTTGGTATCCAGATAAGGTTAAGAAGAGCATAGAGAAGCTACTTGAAACAGAGATAGACGCTGGTGGAATGGATAGGAAACCAGCTATCGTATTTACGGATATGACAGTTGTGGATGAGAATCTTAATGTTATAGATAATTCGTTTATACGATACTTAGGTAGAAGCCCAAAGAACACAGCCTACACTCAGATTATTATCGACAATCCGGCTGCAGGGACAACTATGTGCTTTAATAGAGCTTTGAGGGACATAGCTGTGTCATGCGATAGCGTTCAGTGGGAAAATGTGCCAATGCATGATGCGTGGCTTCTTGAGATAGCATCCATATTTGGAACAGTTTATGCAATTGAAGAGCCTTTGGTTTATTATCGACAGACTGGTCACAACACCATGGGCGCAGTTACAGAATCAACTTCTGAAAAGGTGGCTCGTAACGCAGGGGACATAGCAAATGGATTTCTTTGCAAGAAAAAGGCTTTCATAAATGAAGCCCGAGTTTTTGCCAGAGAGATTCTTAGGCTAAAGGATATACCGGAGGACAAGCTGAAAGTGCTAAACGGTTTTGTGCACATAGGCTCAAAGCCAAAACTTTATAGAATCAGTTATTATCGCAGACATAATTTTACCCGAGCCAAACATAATCTTTGGATGAGGCTTTGGGTATAGAATAGAGGAAATGTAATGGCAGAGAAATCAGCAGTATTTTTTGATATAGATGGTACACTTTGGAACTACGATAAATTCATTCCAGATAGCTGTAGAGAGGGAATAAAACAACTTAGGGAAAATGGACATCTTGCATTTATCTGTAGTGGACGAGCAAGGTCTTTCATACAGGATCCAGATTTACTTAGCTTGGGATTTGATGGAATTGTTTGTTCATGTGGATGTCATATTGAAATAGGTGGAAAAACAGTCTACGAAAAATTAATCGATGCGGATAAAGCTATAGAAACAGTTGAGATGATTCGTGGATACGGATTCAGACCTATTCTCGAAGGTCCAAATCAGTTGTATATGGAAGACCGTGAGTTTGGACTGGATGATGGATTTGGCAACATATTGCGCAGGGACATGGGAAGTAATTTGCTTGGAATCGACAGCAATTATGGCAAGTGGACTATCAACAAAATGTCATGCGCAACAGATGTTGATGAGGAAATGAGAATAGAGTGCTATGATAGACTTCGTAAGGACTATCAGATTATCGAGCATAGTGATACTGTTTGTGAGTTGGTGCCTATAGGTCATACCAAAGCGACAGGCATGATGAAAGCATGTGAGCTTGCAGGCATTGATCCAAAGAATACATATGCATTTGGCGACAGCGAGAATGATTTAGATATGCTTGCAGCAGCTGCTGTAGGTATTGCAATGGGAAACGGCACTGAACGTGCAAAGGCAACAGCAGATTATGTGACAACTGCCTTTGACGATGATGGCATATACAATGGATTAAAGCACTTTGGGTTAATCTAAAATTAAGCTAAATAATATAAAGCCTTATCACCGAGTGTGATAAGGCTTTTTTGCGATTAATTTTCGGAGGAATTTAACATATTAAGATTTGCAATAGCAGATTCAGCCTCCGATTCAGACATACTATTAAGCTGTGTGAGTATATCATCTAGATTTACATCAGCTTCAAAATCATCTTCAAGTTCAACTTCATTAAGTTGAACTACGCATTCAGTAACTACTTCTTTAGGCGCTGTTTCTAGTATGTTTTCGATAGTGATATTTCCAGCAATATCAATTTTTGCATTAATATCAAAACCGGTATTTGCAAATTCAGGAAGGTTACATTCATCTAGGATGGCTTTTATAGTTTTTTCAGATACGTCATCGAAGAAAATAGTATATGATGCCCCCTCGGGAACCTCAAAAGAAGATGAAAGCTCAACTAATGTAGTTTCAGCTCCTTCAAAGTATGCTTCGCAGTATTCTTTTTTATAGGTAATGTTGACAGTGCAAAGATATTCATGGGTTTTTTCGATTACCTCCACAATCTCACTTCTTTCTTCCTCAATTTCAGTTGATGTTTCAGGTGAATCTTCGACTATTTCATCAAATGATTCAGGGGATAATTCGTCTGGCTTTTCATTGAAAGTGGTGTTTTCTTCAGTTTGTTCAGTTTCTTCTATTACTTCAGTGTCTTCTCCAACTGCTTCAGTGTCTTCTCCATCTGCTTCTGTTTCTGCTGCCTCATCTGGTGACACGATTTCTTCAGAAGATTCATATACTTGTTTGTTATTATCATCAGCGTAAACTGTGGTGGAAAAGAACAACGAAGATACAGTTGTGGCTAGTATTAAAGTGATTAGTTTTCTTTTCATTTATTAATGCCTTTCTATTCCTAGTTAATATTCTATTTTGATTTGGTTAATGCGGTAAGGTCCAAAAGCATTTCCAATGTAATTGCCGGAGCTATTGTAGTTTTTTACAATGGTTTGAGCATTGATTACTATATATAATCCCATTAAATCTTTGTCGGAGCGGTCTGATAAGTCAAAAACAGCATCCATAACGGCTACAGATGTGGAACCAGAGGAAAGGTTGCGTTGATCGACAATTGCTCCCTTTGAATTCATTAATGATATAACGGCATCACAGGCAACCAGATTAATTGAAATAGCTTGCGGGCCAGGGCTTATTTTGTCTGCAGCAAGTGTACATGAACCATAGCCTATTCCAGCAGGGGCGCCGGATATGTCATCGGAAGTGAATATTTTCAAACCGGAACCATGGTAGACTGTAGCTGAGCGTTGCTCGGAATTGGTTGTGCTTTCGTCTACAGATTTTATTCCAAATGTGGCAGTATAAATTGTTTTATCGCTATAGGATTGAGTAGCAACATTAGTAGATGTTACGGTGTATGTATTATTGCAATTTGGACACTGCATAGTACAGATACAGTGGGAATGGTCAGGAGACCAAGAATAAGCTGCCGGTTTGTATGAATGACCATTTCTTTGGCAGGCATTTATATCGACGTAATAATATGTGGACGTCATGGTGTGGTATTTCGGCTGATCTGGGAATAGGCCTGGGGCGTTAGTGTGTAAATACTCTGCCATAGCAGTGCTGATACAAGCGCCACTAGAGTTATGTCCTTTATGACCTTGCTCTACTGTTCCATGAGCTTCGATATATAGTTCTTGCCAAATGTACTTTGTGGGCACGCTAATGGTGGCACTTGAAGACCAAAATCCTTTAGGTGCACTACCTGAGGAAATGACCTGGCCATAGGCATTCCTGATAGTGTAGCTTAATGAAGAACCATACATGTATTGATACGTATTTCCGTTAGTTGTAAGGACGATGGTTTTTGCGCCAATAGGTTTAGTTGCTCGTATAGTTCCGGATGTATCGGTGTGACCAGAACAATCCCATGACCCAGTTTCTACAAGATTTAAATGACAGCCTCCAATTCCCCATTTGCCAATCAATGCTGAGCTACTACCAGATGGAATGGTTGGATGATTAGGATTGTTAGGGCTAAGGTAATATCTGGAAAGCCAATCTTCCATTTGCTGTTTTGTTGTTGGATGGCCTTCTACAAGATTTCTGAAAGTCGAATAGTAGGAATCGTTGTTAAAGCATATGTTCCAGCATAACCAATCGTAGTCTTCGTCACCTTTATTAGCACCAGAAGAACGGCCGCCGGGCCAATCATTTCCGTAGTCACAATCAGCATCAGATGCCCAAATAGCACCCATGTCGCTGAACCTACAAATGTCTTTTACTCCATATCGTAATTCCGATAGTTTATCAAAACGTTCAATGGAGTTTGCAATTAAATCACCCACTTTACATTCTGGGGTGTTGATACAGTAATTGAAAAATTCTTGATTAACTTCTCCGCGAGTAAATCCGTAACCAGAAACAGCCATCAAACTATATAATTCTGAAGAATTATTTAGAGAAGCAATTCCGTTAGTTCTATTTTGAATGTAATCATCTACGAGAAATTCAATGTAGGTCTTTACCCAAGTTTTCTGTGTATCGTTAAGGCTGGAATAGTTGCTTCCGAATGCCCTTAGAATATCAATATCGTGAGTATCACTGGCGGTGCGTTGTGCTGTCCATTTAGCATTAAGTTTTTCTTCGGAAGTAGAGTTGGCACCCATAAGGAATACATTTGTATCTGAATCCTTTCCATCACCAAGGTAGGTTCCACTTGAAGTTAGATATATTAGACCATCAGCGAGAATGGGGTGGTCATGTATTCTTTTTGTATATTCACTAAAAACTTGAGGCTGTTCATTTATCCAGTTAATGATAAATTCAGGATTATTGATTATTGTTTGGTATAAAAAAGCATCGAATTCAGGATTATATGTAATCTGAATGTCTTTAGACGATTTGACATCACCCTTTGGACTAACATAATCGCTGTAATATTTGTTAGTCCAGCTTGTAAAATTGGGATTAAACCAAGGCTTATCATTGGTCCAATGAAGCTCCTCATTAAAAAGCTTCAGCCAGACATATTGAACTGCATAGCTTTTGGTGGATGAATATTTAGATAAATAGTTTGTGTAGTCAGATCTAAAGGGAATAAATATGGAATTCTGATTCGCATATACGGTATGTTCTTTTGCCTGCGCTGATATTGAAGAACCAAAGAGCGCACTAAATACAACCACCAACGACAGTAAAGTGTTGATGATTTTTTTGACCATTTTTTTCATTAACTCCTCCTAATATTAAAAAGGTTTAAAGCTATCGCCAACGTAGTAACCATGTGAGTTTGTGGCAGGATCATATCCGAATTCAAAATAGGTTTCATTGTCGGATATGCGGTCGTTGATACGATTGATTTGCTCCTGTAAGTCGTTATCTTTAGAATCCATGTCATTTTTTAGTACTGCATCCCCTTCTTCTTGCGATAGTTTGAGCTCATCGTGCATGGACTCCATTTCTTGGAATATTGTTTTTTCTAAGTTGTTAAGAATCTTTTCTAAATCGGTTAATTCCCAAGAGCTGCTATCTGATGGAGAGGCTGTGTTGTTATCTTTTAATGAAACATAAAGATGCTCGTTATATATAACGTATGCCCCTTTACCGTAAACGCCTCCCGATGAATAGTCAGAAGCACCGAGTGAATTCTTATAAGTACGTCTAAGCTCATCAATCATGGAAGTAAGATTTGCTGATTTATCATTAAGCTGGCCATCAGTATAAGCCTTAAGCTTTCCGATTTCGCTTAGCAGTTCTTTGTAGTGTTTACTATCAGTATTTGTATTCTCATCTAATTGTGCCTGAAGTAACTGGATGAGCTGATCCACGTAAGCTTTATTTTCGGCGTACTTGGTTTCTATTATTTTTGTGAGAGCATCAATGGCATCCTTGTTGCTTTGGATATCAGAATAAATATCATTTTCAGTAAGATACTGATTGATGATTTCTTCCAAAGCCTGGTTTTGCTCTGTAGTAAAACCATTTGAAGATTCAATATACTCCGCAAGGAATTTTAGAATTTTCCTTTTGGCAGCTTCTTGGTTTAAATCGCCATCGGTGTAGTCGTCAATTGCATCTAAATACGAATTAGTTATGTATTCTTGTATTTCATCTACAGTAAGTTCTGATGCTGAAACGGTCTTCATAGAGCGAAGATTTTTAATACCTGCAATCATGAAATGACCGAGTGTTACAAGTAGCACCAGCGCCAGTGTAGAAATGAACACAGCAATTTTATTTAAAGTGCCATCTGGATATCTATAAGTGTCAATAATGTCCTGTAAAAGGGTATAGTTGTCCCTTGTATCATTTAATTTCTTTTTCATATAACTCATATCTCCTTATTTAAGAAATTGTTTGATTTTATTGTTGATAGACTGATAGTCTAGGGGACAATCTGAAGTTTCAAACGTAGCAATCAGATTTTCGCCTAGATAGATTTGATTTTTTGCATAGCACATAATCTTATGGCTGAAGTCATTTAAATACTTCTCATCTTCCATAAGACCAAAATGTTCCCAATACATAATCTGCCCAGTTTGTGGGTGCAAGATTGTAAAATCGGGCGCAAAAGTAGCGTCATCAATTGTTGAGTTAGAACAGTGCCCTATTGATAAATCTCCTTCTGGCAGAGTCTTTAATAACTTATTCAATTGATTAAGCTTTGTTTGTATTCTGTTTTTTTCTTCTTGGATTCAATCAACTCCTTTCATTTGAGATTTTGCACTATTTAAAAATGATTGAGAAAAATTTGGCGAAACGCCAAGATGTATCAAAAGATACTTGGAGACTATATCACGGAGAATGGAAAATTACAAGAAGAAATTTTTTTATTTTTGTTTTTGGATTTATAACGGAATGCCGTGAGGCGTTATTTTGTCTGGGATTATGGGTGAAAAAAATTTTTTTAATTTGTAATGTGAAATGGGGATGTGGCTGAAATAAGAGAGGC
It contains:
- a CDS encoding HAD hydrolase family protein, which encodes MAEKSAVFFDIDGTLWNYDKFIPDSCREGIKQLRENGHLAFICSGRARSFIQDPDLLSLGFDGIVCSCGCHIEIGGKTVYEKLIDADKAIETVEMIRGYGFRPILEGPNQLYMEDREFGLDDGFGNILRRDMGSNLLGIDSNYGKWTINKMSCATDVDEEMRIECYDRLRKDYQIIEHSDTVCELVPIGHTKATGMMKACELAGIDPKNTYAFGDSENDLDMLAAAAVGIAMGNGTERAKATADYVTTAFDDDGIYNGLKHFGLI